Genomic segment of Clostridia bacterium:
CTTGACGACGGTGCACACGCCACGGCGCTGCGGGTTGCCGCGCAAGGCGGGAGCGTCCGACTTCGCGCGCACCGCTTTGCGACCGTGACGGATGAGCTGGTTGATCGTCGGCATACTTCCAACCCCCTTTCTCCACTCGCGTTTGCCCTTCGCCGGGCCGCCCTCGACAGCCGGCGCCGCCGGCGCTCAGGAGTTTCGCGTCAACGGTTGCCGCAGGACGGCCGCCGCTGAAGCGCCGACGTCGATCCCGCAGGCCTTGCCGAGCCAGGCCATCGACTCGGCCTCCAGCACCTCCACGCCCTGCTGCTGGCACGCTTCCAGGAGCGGCGCCACGATGCTGCGTTCCGCGTCCCGGGCCACGAACACCACTTCTGCCAGGCCCTTCTGCACCGCTTTGGTGGTCTGCTTGACGCCGACCGTGCGGTGCTTGGCGGACTTCAAGCGTTCATCGATCACGTGCGCTCCCGGCGGCTCGACCGCCGATCCCAATCAGGCATAGAGACAGACACTCGTTAATATTAAGCGGCCTGACAACAGGTGTCAATGAAGACACGACAAGGCGCCGCACCCATCAATGCCGGGCGCGGCGCCCGCCGGTCACTTCTCTTCCTTTTCTTCCTTTTCAGTGTCGTTTCCGCCGCTGATGCCGTACGGCTGCGAGCCGAGCACCGAGACGGGCCGGTCTTCGACCGACGCCGCGACGTACGTGCCGTTGGTGCCGGCTTCGTCGCGCGTCTCGGCCGCCGGCGCGTCGACCCACACGCGGATGTTGCGGTAGCGGGACATGCCCGTGCCCGCCGGGATCAGCTTGCCGATGATCACGTTTTCCTTGAGGCCGA
This window contains:
- a CDS encoding ribosomal L7Ae/L30e/S12e/Gadd45 family protein — translated: MIDERLKSAKHRTVGVKQTTKAVQKGLAEVVFVARDAERSIVAPLLEACQQQGVEVLEAESMAWLGKACGIDVGASAAAVLRQPLTRNS